In Spiroplasma floricola 23-6, the DNA window AATACCAAGAGCAATAGAACAATGATTTGTAAAATTTTAAATATTAATAGAACATCAACATATAAAAAAAATAAAACTTTAATGAATTTCCTGGATGATACAAGAATTATGAATTTAGTTATTTCAGAAATTGAAAGGAATAATTTCCTTAGTGCTTATAGTGCTAAAAGATGAGCCCTATATTTTAAATTAAATTATATTGACCCTTTCAGAATTAATCATAAAAAATTAGAACGTATATTTAAAAAATTTAATCATATTGCATATTACATTAAGAAACAATCTAAACATGAGATTAAAAGATATAACGAAACTATTAGAAAGAATTATTTAAAAGAAGCAAAAGAAATTGGTTTTGAAAATATTTGAACTAGTGATATAACTGAATTTTCAGTTAAAACAAAAAAAGGTTATATTTGCACAGTTCAAGATAAT includes these proteins:
- a CDS encoding DDE-type integrase/transposase/recombinase; its protein translation is MSLQGQNQKEIVQQLLINTKSNRTMICKILNINRTSTYKKNKTLMNFLDDTRIMNLVISEIERNNFLSAYSAKRWALYFKLNYIDPFRINHKKLERIFKKFNHIAYYIKKQSKHEIKRYNETIRKNYLKEAKEIGFENIWTSDITEFSVKTKKGYICTVQDNLTGEIIGKSKRIDNQKTDFVLEAVEMAYKNKKYLGSILLHSDNGNQYTSLDYISLCNDLQIIRSYSKPGTPHHNGKHESFHGRLKDETIRTCHIENINQCMEIAWAWLDFYNNDRIRMNKKW